The following coding sequences are from one Corticium candelabrum chromosome 20, ooCorCand1.1, whole genome shotgun sequence window:
- the LOC134195693 gene encoding rho guanine nucleotide exchange factor 3-like, which produces MSYYTNLGRAKSLYDYKKRTDPAFVDFLDRCRLSSFSHRLEVWDFLDAPRSLLMKYPLLIGEIMNRTSADHPDLYYLKAARESVQEFVEEVDHKAGEAECDEIKKRLYFCCNDDNKMCQAVVDSRLLIYYGTVKNTKGSKLTLYLLDKSLVVARPATRNDTLVFQVSKEPIPVNQLLVEDVNDGEVRQGGSIRNTLNRTQAKHVFRVIRHHDDDVWESQTLLANSEHDKKAWLAALKSVMLKSQPHSVV; this is translated from the exons ATGAGCTACTATACAAACTTGGGTCGAGCAAAGTCATTGTATGATTACAAGAAACGAACAGACCCTgcttttgttgactttcttgaT AGGTGTCGACTGTCATCATTCAGCCATAGACTTGAAGTATGGGATTTTCTTG ATGCTCCTCGATCATTACTGATGAAGTATCCACTTCTAATTGGTGAAATCATGAACAGG ACATCTGCAGATCATCCTGATCTGTACTATCTCAAGGCAGCT CGTGAAAGTGTGCAAGAGTTTGTAGAAGAGGTTGATCATAAGGCTGGTGAGGCTGAG TGTGATGAGATCAAAAAACGGCTATATTTTTGTTGCAATGATGATAACAAG ATGTGTCAAGCAGTTGTCGATTCTCGTCTCTTGATTTATTACGGTACTGTGAAGAATACGAAGGGCTCA AAACTAACCCTTTACTTACTCGACAAATCCTTGGTTGTGGCAAGGCCAGCGACTAGAAATGACACTTTAGTGTTCCAAGTCTCCAAAGAG CCTATACCCGTTAATCAGCTGCTGGTGGAAGATGTGAATGATGGTGAAGTTCGACAAGGAGGCTCAATAAGAAATACACTTAATCGAACACAAG CCAAACATGTGTTTAGAGTCATTCGGCATCATGATGACGATGTATGGGAGTCACAAACCTTACTTGCTAACAGCGAGCATGATAAGAAAGCATGGCTTGCTGCTTTAAAGTCTGTTATGCTCAAATCACAACCACATAGCGTAGTTTAG
- the LOC134195511 gene encoding uncharacterized protein LOC134195511 has translation MKEENGAKSQRRKGRHRDTDSQFVKRWMVTLACGCACVILSMSLMLSVWKNRQLTQQAQFVEAQRFNVALQRGKGVHNVHNRAFSKFQELHHHVIRNGERYPGVVKYKDQDAINNSDDDDVNENGSDDKRADATSKEGRGSRRRSDEDNTKSISEHESQQESVEELKEKVRKLRDVYNAKVTKHRQRRAAGEPISPQDESALMQELKEMRVEYYKMINQVKHMRGNQSQPGVSTRQDRSERHRQAQRIQEEKYASKQLRDNFLKGEHRMIREAAARDDYPRADEIRP, from the exons ATGAAAGAAGAAAACGGGGCAAAGTCTCAAAGGCGGAAAGGTCGTCATCGAGATACAGATAGTCAGTTCGTCAAACGTTGGATGGTGACGCTAGCCTGCGGGTGTGCTTGCGTCATTCTCAGTATGTCTCTTATGCTGTCCGTCTGGAAAAACCGACAG CTGACGCAACAAGCTCAGTTTGTAGAGGCTCAAAGATTCAACGTAGCGTTGCAGCGTGGAAAAGGTGTCCATAACGTGCATAACCGAGCCTTCTCTAAATTTCAAGAGCTGCACCATCACGTGATTAGAAATGGTGAGAGATATCCTGGTGTTGTGAAGTATAAAGACCAAGATGCAATCAACAATTCGGATGACGATGACGTCAATGAGAATGGCAGTGACGACAAACGGGCAGATGCAACATCAAAAGAAGGACGTGGCAGCAGAAGAAGGTCTGATGAAGATAACACAAAGTCAATATCAGAACACGAATCACAGCAAGAGAGTGTAGAGGAATTGAAGGAGAAAGTTAGAAAATTACGGGATGTTTATAATGCCAAAGTGACTAAACACAGGCAAAGACGTGCAGCTGGAGAACCAATTTCTCCCCAAGATGAGTCTGCATTAATGCAAGAACTCAAAGAAATGCGAGTCGAGTACTACAAAATGATTAATCAAGTAAAACACATGCGAGGCAATCAAAGCCAACCAGGAGTTTCAACACGACAGGATCGTTCTGAGAGGCACAGACAAGCACAGAGGATTCAAGAAGAAAAATATGCGAGCAAACAGCTGAGGGATAATTTCTTGAAAGGTGAGCACCGAATGATTCGAGAAGCTGCTGCTAGAGACGATTATCCAAGAGCAGATGAAATCAGACCGTAG